A DNA window from Gillisia sp. Hel1_33_143 contains the following coding sequences:
- a CDS encoding VanZ family protein, with amino-acid sequence MADKIFLIIAMVYTGVVTTLSLIKLGKISVGDFNPTDKMMHTSAYLVLGCVWFFYYVMKNSQQRNYKADLLKIAVLVILFGMLIEVLQGTLTSYRTPDWYDMLANSLGVLIAFLIFIFFKKSFNHLKQKINLFL; translated from the coding sequence TTGGCGGATAAAATATTTTTAATAATTGCGATGGTGTATACCGGTGTGGTAACTACCCTCTCACTTATTAAACTCGGAAAGATCTCTGTGGGAGACTTTAATCCTACAGATAAAATGATGCATACCTCTGCCTATCTAGTCTTAGGTTGCGTTTGGTTCTTTTATTACGTAATGAAAAATTCACAACAACGTAACTATAAAGCCGATCTTTTAAAAATTGCGGTGCTAGTAATCCTCTTTGGTATGTTAATTGAGGTTTTACAAGGAACTCTAACTAGTTATAGAACACCAGATTGGTATGATATGCTAGCAAATAGCTTGGGAGTTCTAATAGCATTTTTGATCTTTATATTTTTTAAAAAATCTTTTAATCACTTAAAACAGAAGATTAATTTATTTTTATGA
- a CDS encoding energy transducer TonB: protein MEPKKNPKADLTKRSVLFLQLGLILVLAITYVSIEWKTYDKSDIDAGQLDLGDLDDEVIPITELLNTPPPPPPPPPAPEIIEVVEDEKEVEETEIQSTETSQEEIVEVVDVVEAPVEEEIADVPFAVIEDVPIFPGCENLSNNDQRKKCMSEKVQDFVNKKFNIDLGSQLGLSGVNRIIVQFKIDKNGNITEVRSRAPHPRLEQEAARVINALPKMKPGKQRGKPVGVMYSLPIVFQVQD, encoded by the coding sequence ATGGAACCCAAGAAAAATCCAAAAGCCGATTTAACCAAACGAAGTGTCCTCTTTCTACAATTGGGTCTTATCCTGGTGCTAGCAATAACTTATGTTTCTATTGAATGGAAAACATATGATAAAAGTGATATAGATGCAGGACAGCTCGATTTAGGAGATCTAGATGATGAAGTAATACCAATTACAGAATTGTTGAATACTCCACCACCTCCACCGCCACCACCACCGGCGCCGGAAATCATTGAGGTTGTAGAAGATGAAAAAGAAGTTGAAGAAACTGAAATTCAATCTACAGAAACCAGTCAGGAAGAAATTGTTGAGGTAGTAGATGTAGTAGAAGCTCCTGTAGAAGAAGAAATTGCAGATGTTCCTTTTGCTGTTATTGAAGATGTGCCGATTTTCCCAGGTTGTGAAAATTTGAGCAACAACGATCAGCGTAAGAAATGTATGAGTGAAAAAGTTCAGGATTTCGTTAATAAGAAATTTAATATAGATCTTGGTAGTCAGTTAGGTCTTAGCGGAGTTAATAGAATTATCGTTCAGTTCAAAATAGATAAGAACGGTAATATTACAGAAGTTCGTTCTAGAGCTCCACACCCAAGATTAGAACAAGAAGCAGCTAGAGTAATAAATGCATTGCCTAAGATGAAACCAGGTAAGCAACGTGGTAAGCCGGTAGGAGTAATGTACTCTTTACCTATTGTATTCCAAGTACAAGACTAA
- the gcvH gene encoding glycine cleavage system protein GcvH has product MNIPQELKYTKDHEWVKIEGNVATIGVTDFAQGELGDIVYVEVETVGDSLEKEEVFGTVEAVKTVSDLFLPLTGEIIEFNESLEDAPEKVNTDPYGDGWMVKMNFTDKSEVDSLLSAADYKELIGG; this is encoded by the coding sequence ATGAATATTCCGCAAGAATTAAAGTATACCAAAGATCACGAATGGGTGAAAATTGAAGGTAATGTTGCAACTATTGGAGTTACAGATTTTGCTCAAGGAGAATTGGGTGATATAGTATACGTAGAAGTTGAAACAGTTGGTGATAGTTTAGAGAAAGAAGAGGTTTTTGGAACTGTGGAAGCAGTTAAGACCGTATCAGACCTTTTTTTACCACTTACAGGTGAGATCATAGAATTCAACGAAAGCCTTGAAGATGCTCCAGAAAAGGTGAATACAGATCCTTACGGAGACGGATGGATGGTTAAAATGAACTTTACTGATAAAAGCGAAGTAGATTCTTTGTTGAGTGCAGCAGATTATAAAGAATTAATTGGCGGATAA
- a CDS encoding gliding motility protein RemB, which translates to MKYIGSLLLLLICISAYSQEDLSNFETYPEFTSCENSSFELQESCFKNSLRAKILSEFVLPEIVSEENYAGEIMVLFEVTQEGEFKVLYTEAVYSELKEEIKRVFAELPTIKPATYNSEPTYVQFRMPLRIPLDQNLRTSSVSSSVVATSLENSKEEKSLDTYSKIKSKPFKSEVPSSNLFVPLSHERYNRFDAAMNAVGNNAHTASKPFLYSEVAVNYDIDAETEVMLKDKKSWFGRKLWNEHLVTFQGDNYWFTGDVVLDLQVGKDFQSDLDYTYNNTRGAIFQGGLGKNFNFYTVVYESQGRFADYFNRYAESIAPYSGGPATIPGRGVAKEFMDDGYDYPVAEGYISYKPSEFFSIQFGQGDNFIGDGYRSLLMSDGASPYPYLKLNTSFWKLKYSNTWMALRDVREEVSGEGSYRVKYMANHYLSLNLTKRLNIGLFESVIWQNDNGRGFDVAYLNPVIFYRSIEFSTGQNGGNAIIGLTGKFKFSNNINAYGQWVIDEFSTSEIFGGQQSWKNKLGYQLGIKYFDAFNVPNLYLQAEYNQVRPYTYSHNSIVLNYGHNNQSLAHQWGSNFREFIAIARYRKDRIYGSAKVIIGKRGFDFNNTFEPVAYGGDIYTSEKQRPYEYGVKIGQGNTTTSLYSELEGGYIINPVTNLKIFGNVIYRDFDPSQNTSTTFNNNTVWLNFGVRTDIFNWYFDY; encoded by the coding sequence ATGAAATATATTGGAAGTCTACTCCTTCTCCTAATTTGTATCTCTGCTTACTCACAGGAAGACCTTTCTAATTTTGAAACCTATCCAGAATTCACATCATGTGAAAATTCTAGTTTTGAACTTCAAGAATCATGTTTTAAAAATTCTTTACGAGCTAAGATCCTTTCAGAATTTGTGCTTCCTGAAATAGTTTCTGAAGAGAATTACGCTGGGGAGATCATGGTGTTATTTGAAGTAACTCAAGAGGGGGAGTTTAAAGTGTTGTATACTGAAGCGGTATATTCAGAATTAAAAGAGGAGATAAAAAGAGTTTTTGCTGAATTACCTACAATAAAGCCAGCTACTTATAATAGTGAACCTACGTATGTGCAGTTTAGAATGCCATTAAGAATACCGTTAGATCAAAATCTAAGGACTTCTTCGGTGTCTAGCAGCGTGGTTGCTACATCTCTAGAAAATAGTAAGGAGGAAAAGTCTCTAGACACTTACTCAAAAATTAAATCTAAGCCTTTTAAAAGTGAGGTTCCCAGCAGCAATCTCTTTGTTCCACTTTCTCATGAGCGCTACAATAGATTTGATGCTGCCATGAATGCAGTTGGGAATAATGCTCATACAGCTTCTAAACCTTTTTTATATAGTGAAGTAGCAGTAAATTATGATATTGATGCTGAAACAGAAGTAATGTTAAAAGACAAAAAATCTTGGTTTGGTAGGAAATTATGGAATGAGCACCTAGTAACTTTTCAAGGGGATAATTATTGGTTTACAGGAGATGTAGTTTTGGATCTTCAAGTAGGAAAAGATTTTCAAAGTGATCTAGATTATACTTATAACAATACCCGTGGTGCAATTTTTCAAGGTGGGCTAGGGAAGAACTTTAATTTTTACACGGTAGTGTATGAAAGTCAAGGTAGGTTCGCAGATTATTTTAACAGGTATGCAGAGAGTATAGCTCCTTATAGTGGCGGTCCTGCAACAATTCCCGGGAGAGGAGTAGCAAAAGAATTTATGGATGATGGATATGATTATCCCGTAGCAGAAGGTTATATCTCTTATAAGCCATCAGAATTCTTCTCAATTCAGTTTGGGCAGGGAGATAATTTTATAGGAGATGGGTATAGATCTTTACTAATGAGCGATGGAGCTAGTCCGTATCCGTATCTAAAATTAAATACATCGTTTTGGAAGCTTAAATATTCAAATACATGGATGGCATTGAGGGATGTTCGGGAAGAGGTTTCCGGAGAAGGTTCTTATAGAGTAAAATATATGGCCAACCATTACCTGAGTTTAAATCTTACCAAAAGATTGAATATTGGTTTGTTTGAATCTGTTATATGGCAAAATGATAATGGAAGAGGTTTTGATGTGGCTTACCTAAATCCTGTCATTTTTTATAGGTCTATAGAGTTCTCTACAGGTCAAAATGGAGGGAATGCTATTATCGGACTTACGGGAAAATTTAAATTTTCAAATAATATAAATGCTTATGGGCAGTGGGTTATAGATGAATTTTCTACTTCAGAGATCTTTGGCGGACAGCAAAGCTGGAAGAATAAGTTAGGATATCAATTAGGTATTAAATATTTTGATGCATTTAATGTGCCGAACCTTTATTTGCAGGCAGAATACAATCAGGTAAGGCCTTATACCTATTCTCATAATTCTATAGTTTTGAATTATGGACATAATAATCAATCTTTGGCTCATCAATGGGGATCAAATTTTAGAGAATTTATAGCCATTGCTAGGTATAGAAAAGATAGAATCTATGGAAGTGCGAAAGTTATTATAGGTAAGCGCGGGTTCGACTTCAATAATACTTTCGAGCCGGTTGCATATGGAGGAGATATTTACACCAGTGAAAAGCAACGTCCTTATGAATATGGGGTAAAAATTGGTCAGGGAAATACTACTACTTCTCTCTACTCTGAATTGGAAGGAGGTTATATAATTAATCCGGTAACAAATTTAAAGATATTTGGAAATGTTATCTATAGAGATTTTGATCCTTCTCAGAATACTTCAACCACCTTTAATAACAATACCGTATGGCTTAATTTTGGGGTGAGAACAGATATTTTTAATTGGTATTTTGACTACTAA